CCGACCGCCGCGCAGGCGCAGGCCATGGCGTCGGTGCTGCAGGGGGCGGCCAAGCGCTGGACGCAGCCCACGGATCTGCTGGCCGCCGCCACGACGGTCGAGTCCGACCCGGCCGCGTCCCGGGTGCCGGGCAGCGGCGCCTACCCGAAGCGGCTGCGCGCCCAGGAGCTCGACGCCGCGGCGTTCAAGCAGATGAAGCGGACCCGCGACAGGCTGGACGACTTCAAGGTCATCCTGACCGCCCCGGACCGCGTCGTACCGCCCTTCACCAACGCGATCAGCCGCGAGATGTCGACCTCCTGGCGCGGTCAGAAGGCCTCGGCCTCGCTCTACCGCCAGGAAGTCCAGCAGTACTTGGCGAGCCTGACCCGGGAGGTGCAGCTGATCGAGAAGTCGGACCTCGTGCTCTCCGGCCGGAGCGCGACCATCCCGGTGACGGTGCAGAACAAGCTGCTCCAGGGTGTGGACCACCTGGTGCTGCGGCTGACCTCCGGCAACAGGACCCGCCTGAAGCTGAACGGCGGGGACGCCGTCGCGGAGCTGCCGGTGAAGATCGAGGGCGGGCACAGCCAGTCGGTGAAGTTCACCGCCTCGGCCAACGCCAACGGACCGGTCCCGATGACGGCCCAGCTCTACACCGAGGACGGCACGCCCTACGGCCCGCCGATGACCTTCACCGTGAAGGTCTCCGAGATCACCCCCACGGTGATGCTGGTCATCGCCGGCGGTGTGCTCCTGCTGGTCCTCGCCGGCGTGCGGATGTACTCCCAGCGCAAGCGGGCCGCCGCCCGCAACGCGGAAGCGGAGGCCGAAGCGGAAGCGGAGGCCGAAGCGGAAGCGGAGGCCGAAGCGGAAGCGGAGGCCACGGCCGAGGCCGAGGCCGAAACGGGCCCGGAGACGGGCACCGAAGCCCCCGAGGACGCCGATCCCGGGCAGCCGAGTGACCCGACACCGGACACCGGTCCCGAAAGCGGCGACCCGTCGGGCCCGGGTGAGAAAGTGGACCGTTGAGCGATGTCGTGGCCGGTCGGCCGGGGACGATGAGGTGGGGTAACCATGAACGCGCCGTACGACGGTGACCGCGGTCAGGCCGCGGGCGGCACCGCGCCCGCCGGTGGGACGCCCGCGGCACCGGCACCCGGCCCCATGCCGGTGCCGCCGCCGCAGCAGCCCGTGCCTGACCCGTACGCACCGAACCAGCAGAACCCGTACGCCCAGGATCCGTACGTCCAGGACGCCTACGCCCAGGACCCGTACCAGGGTCAGGACCTCTCCGTGCAGGACCCGGTGACCGAGGCGCTCTACGACCGCGCCGCGCACCCGCCGCCCCCGCCCGGCACCTACGCGGATCCCCAGCCGCTCTACCAGCAGCCGGCCGCGCCCCCGCACGCGCCGGACCCCCGGGTGTGGGCGCAGACCCCGGCACCCGAGCCCGACGGGCCGTCGCGGCACCTGCCGTACGGCGACGACGCCCGCACGGTCCAGTTCACCGGCGTCGACGACCTGGTGACCCGGGCAGGGGAGGAGGATCCTGAACCGGACGCCTTCGCCCACCTCTACCGGGACCAGCAGACGCCCGGCCAGGTGCCTCCGCCCTCCTCGGAGCCGAACCCCATGCCCGCGCCCGCCCCGAAGAAGTCCGGCCGCGCCTCCGGCCTGCTCAAGTCGAGCGCCGTGATGGCCGCGGGCACCCTGGTCTCCCGCCTCACCGGCTTCGTCCGCAGCCTGGTGATCACCGGCGCCCTCGGCGCCGCGCTGCTCGGTGACACCTTCACCGTCGCGTACACCCTGCCGACGATGATCTACATCCTCACCGTCGGCGGCGGCCTCAACTCGGTGTTCGTGCCGCAGCTGGTCCGCTCGATGAAGAACGACGAGGACGGCGGCGAGGCCTACGCCAACCGCCTGCTGACCCTCGTGATGGTCGCACTCGGCGCGATCGTCGCCATCGCCGTCTTCGCGGCCCCGGTGCTGATCCGGCTGATGTCGAACACCATCGCCGACGACGCGGCGGCCAACAGCGTCGCCGTCACCTTCGCCCGCTACTGCCTGCCCACCATCTTCTTCATGGGTGTGCACGTGGTGATGGGTCAGATCCTCAACGCCCGCGGCAAGTTCGGCGCGATGATGTGGACCCCGGTCCTCAACAACATCGTCATGATCGCCACGTTCGGCCTGTTCATCTGGGTCTACGGCACCTCCGCCGAGTCCCACATGGGCGTCCAGACCATCCCCGACGAAGGCGTCCGACTGCTCGGCATCGGCACCCTGCTCGGCCTGGCCGTCCAGGCCCTGGCGATGATCCCGTACCTGCGCGAGACCGGCTTCCGCTTCCGTCCCCGCTTCGACTGGAAGGGCCACGGCCTCGGCAAGACGGTCAAGCTGGCCAAGTGGACCGTGCTCTTCGTGCTCGCCAACCAGGCCGGCGTCCTGGTCGTCACCCAGCTCGCCACGGCGGCCGGTGAGGAGTCCGGTAAGAACGGCGCGGGCTTCCTGGCCTACTCCAACGCCCAGCTGATCTGGGGCATGCCGCAGGCCATCATCACCGTCTCCGTCATGGCCGCGCTGCTGCCGCGCATCTCGCGCGCCGCCTCCGACAACGACCCTGGCGCCGTCCGCGACGACATCTCGCAGGGACTGCGCAACTCGGCCGTGGCGATCGTGCCGGTCTCCTTCGCCTTCCTGGCGCTCGGCGTCCCGATGTGCACCCTGCTCTACGCGTCCAGCGGCGTGCAGGCCGCCCAGGGCATGGGCTTCATCCTGATGGCCTTCGGCCTCGGACTGATCCCCTACTCCGTCCAGTACGTCGTGCTCCGCGGCTTCTACGCCTACGAGGACACCCGGACGCCCTTCTACAACACCGTCATCGTCGCCGCGGTCAACGCGGCCGCCTCGGCCGTCTGTTACGTCGTGCTCCCGGCCCAGTGGGCCGTGGTCGGCATGGCCGCCTCCTACGGCCTGGCCTACGCGGTCGGCGTCGGCGTCGCCTGGCGACGCCTGCGCAACCGCCTCGGCGGCGACCTCGACGGCGCCCATGTGATGCGTACCTACGCCCGGCTGTGCCTCGCGTCCCTGCCGGCCGCGATCGTCGCCGGAGGGGTCGGTTTCGCCCTTCTGAAGGTGCTCGGCGAAGGGGCCCTCGGCTCGCTGGTGGCCCTCTTGGTGGGCGGTGCCGTCCTGCTCGGCGTCTTCTTCGTCGCCGCCAAGCGGATGCGGATCGCGGAGCTCAACTCCATGGTCGGCATGGTCCGCGGGCGTCTGGGACGCTGACGAACAGGGTTCGCACAACCATCGCCTGCCGACGCGTGTCGTGCATAGCGTCGGACTGTGGGCACAATTGGCATGGCTGTTGGAAGTGGCGCAACGGATGGGGAGGCAGGAACGACGGTGGCGGAACGTAGCACGGCTGCCGTCGACGTGGCCGACAACAGCGGTGACGACCCGCTGACCGCCAAGGCGGACAAGGCCGCGACCGACGGGGTGGCGGAAGCGCAGAAGAAGGCGGACACGACCGCCGAGGCCACGGAGAACAAGGCGGGCGAACCAAAGAGCGGCGAACAGCCCTCCATCACGGCACCGGAGCTGCACAGCGGCCACAAGTTGGCGAGACGCTACCGGTTGGAGGAGTGCGTCACCCGACTGGACGGCTTCAGCAGCTGGCGTGCCGTCGACGAGAAACTCCGGCGCGCCGTCGGCGTGCACATCCTGCCCGCCGACCACCCGAGAGCACGCTCGGTGCTGGCCGCGGCCCGCTCCGCGGCGCTGCTCGGCGACCCCCGGTTCGTCCAGGTGCTCGACGCCGTCGAGGAGAACGACCTCGTCTACGTCGTCCACGAATGGCTGCCCGACTCCACCGAGCTGACCGCGCTCCTCGCCGCGGGACCGATGGAGCCGCACGACGCCTACCAGCTGGTCACCCAGGTCTCCCAGGCCATGGCCGCGGCGCACCGCGAGGGTCTCTCGCACCTCCGGCTCACGCCGAGTGCCGTGCTGCGCAGCTCCACCGGCCAGTACCGCATCCGCGGCCTCGCCGTGAACGCCGCCCTGCGCGGCATCGTCGCCGACCGCCCGCAGCGCACGGACACCGAGGCGATCGGCGCCCTGCTCTACGCGGCGCTCACCCAGCGCTGGCCGTACGAGAACGACGCCTACGGCCTCTCGGGGCTCCCCAAGGGCGTCGGTCTGCTCCCGCCCGACCAGGTCCGCGCGGGCGTCCACCGCGGTCTCTCCGAGATCGCCATGCGCGCCCTGGCCAACGACGGGGCCACGGCCTCGCGCCAGGAGCCGCCCTGCACCACCCCGGACGAGCTCGCCAAGGCCGTGGCGGCGATGCCCCGCATCCGCCCGCCGGAGCCGGCCTTCCCGATCCCGACGCCGCCCGAGTACCAGCGCACCACCTACCAGCAGGGGACGTACGGGCGCCCCCAGCCGCGCCCGCATGTCACGCAGCCGGTCGTGGTTCCGCCGCCACCGCTGCAGAGCCGCACGGGCAAGGCGCTGAAGTGGGCCGTGTCGGCGCTGCTGATCGCCGCCCTGGGCCTGGGCAGCTGGCAGATCGCGGACCGGCTCCTGAACCAGACGAAGAGCACCGACAACCCTCCGGTCACCCAGCCGCAGACGGGCGAGGACGAGAAGGACAAGCCGAACGGCAAGCCGGTCGCCATCGTCGGCGCCCATGACTTCGACCCGCAGGGCGACGGCGCGGAGAACCCGGACCAGATAAAGAACGCCTACGACGGCGACCCGAGCACCTCGTGGCCGACCATGCGCTACGACGGGTACTCGAAGTTCGGCAGGCTGAAGAGCGGTGTGGGTATCGTCCTGGACCTCGGCAAGGCCCAGCAGGTCGCCAAGGTCGACGTGACGTTCGTGGGCAGCACCTCCGTCGAGCTGCGGACGGCGCCCGAGAACGACTCGTCCCAGCCCGAGCAGCCCGGCGGCTACACCACGCAGGCATCCGGCACCGGTACCCAGGTCTCGCTCGCTCCGGCCAAGCCGGTCATGACGCGCTACGTGCTCGTCTGGCTGACCGACCTGCCGGTCGGCGGCGGTGGCTACAAGGGCCAGATCTCGGACATCAAGATCACCAGTTGACCCGCGCCGGGGGGAGGGGCTCACCGTTGGACGACGCCATACGCGACGAGCGCAGCGACCAGGAACTCCTGGCCTGCCATGTGGCCGGCGATCAGGACGCCTTCGGTGAGCTCGTCCGCCGGCACCGGGACCGGCTGTGGGCGGTGGCCCTGCGGACGCTCGGCGACCGCGAGGAGGCCGCTGACGCCGTCCAGGACGCCCTCGTGTCGGCCTTCCGGGCCGCCCATACCTTCCGGGGCCAGTCGGCCGTCACGACCTGGCTCCACCGGATCACCGTGAACGCCTGTCTCGACCGGGTACGGAAGACGGCCTCCCGCCGGACCTCCCCGGTGGACGACACCACCCGGTTCGAACAGCTCCTCGAACCGCACGAGTCCGCGGAGGCCCCCGCCGAGCGTCAGGACCTGCACCGCCAGCTCCTGGCCGCCCTCGCCACGCTCCCGGCGGAGCAGCGCGCCGCGCTCGTCCTGGTCGACATGCAGGGATATCCGGTGGCAGAGGCCGCTCGTATCCTCGATGTCCCCACCGGAACGGTGAAGAGCCGCTGTGCGCGGGGGCGGGCCAGACTCCTGCCGATGCTCACTCATCTGCGCGGGGACACGGTGGGTAACGAGAGCCCCGACGGGGGAAGGAACCGGACGCCGGGGGCATCCGTCCCACCGGTGTCGGGACCGAAGGACACCGGACCGAGCAATCCAGCTGCTGTGAAGGGCGGAGGTGGGCGCGCGTGACTTCCACGGCCGACACGACTCAGCATCCCGACGTCTCGGAGATCTCCGACCTCACCGAAGGTCTCCTCTCGCCTTCCCGCAGCACCGCCGTACGGCTCCATCTCGACGCCTGCTCCCTCTGCGCCGATGTGCGGACCTCCCTGGAGGAGATCCGGGGCCTGCTGGGCACCCTGCCCGGACCGCCTCGGATGCCGGCCGAGATCGCCGGACGGATCGACGCCGCCCTGGCCGCCGAAGCGCTCCTGAACGCCACCGCGCCGGACACCGCCGTGCATGTTTCACGTGAAACATCGCGCGGCCGCCCGGACGAGACCGCTCCGGCCGCCGACCGGCCCGCCGGACGCTCCTCCGCCGCCACCGGGCCCGGCCGGCCCCGTGGGCGCCGTCGGCGCCGGGTCGCCGTGCTGGGCGCGGCCTTCGGCGCCGCAGCCCTCGGGCTGAGCCTGTTCTTCGTCCAGTCCGGTGTGCTGGACGTGGGCGGTTCCGGTGCCGACACCAAGTCCGACACCGCCGTGAGCGCCGCCGGCTCCGCGCATTTCGACGGTATGCCGATCGAGGCCGCCACTCAGGCCCTGCTCCAGCAGGACAGCACCTTCAAGGCCCCCGAGGACATCGGTCCCGAGGCGCTCTCCTCCGACAACGGCGGCGGCCAGAAGCGCTCCCTCGCCGCTGTCCTCCCCGAGTGCGTCAAGGCCGGCACCGAACGCCAGGACAAGGTCCTCGGCTTCCGTCAGGGCGACTACCAGGGACGGTCCGCCTACCTCGTCGTCCTCCCCGACACCACGGACAGCACCCGGGTGCAGGTCTATGTGCTCGATGCCGCATGCGCCTCGGGAGGCGTGAAAGCACGGGCCGAGGTGCTGCTGAAGGAATCCGTCCCACGCTCGTGAGCTCTGCGCCGTGCCAGGCGGCGGTCTCGGGAATGCTTGCCCCGTAGGATCGGTTGGGTGGGGTGAGAGTGACCGACCCGATCGCCCCCCGTAGGCAGTAGGCAGTCTGCAGAGACGAGGAAGAAACCCGTGAGCGACGTCCGTAACGTGATCATCATCGGCTCCGGGCCCGCGGGTTACACCGCTGCGCTCTACACGGCCCGCGCGTCGCTGAACCCGCTCGTCTTCGAAGGTGCGGTCACCGCCGGTGGCGCCCTGATGAACACGACCGACGTGGAGAACTTCCCGGGCTTCCGTGACGGCATCATGGGCCCGGACCTGATGGACAACATGCGTGCCCAGGCGGAGCGCTTCGGCGCCGAGCTGGTTCCGGACGACATCGTCGCCGTGGACCTCACCGGCGAGATCAAGACCGTCACCGACACCGCCGGCACCGTGCACCGCGCCAAGGCCGTCATCGTCACCACCGGCTCCCAGCACCGCAAGCTCGGCCTGCCGAACGAGGACACCCTCTCCGGCCGCGGTGTCTCCTGGTGCGCCACCTGCGACGGCTTCTTCTTCAAGGACCACGACATCGCCGTCGTCGGCGGTGGCGACACCGCGATCGAGGAGGCCACCTTCCTCTCGCGCTTCGCCAAGTCGGTCACCATCGTCCACCGCCGTGACTCCCTGCGCGCCTCCAAGGCGATGCAGGAGCGCGCCTTCGCCGACCCGAAGATCAAGTTCGCCTGGGACAACGAGGTCGCCGAGATCCACGGCGACCAGAAGCTCAGCGGTCTGACCCTGCGCAACACCAAGACCGGCGAGACCAGCGAGCTCCCGGTGACGGGCCTCTTCATCGCCGTGGGCCACGACCCGCGCACCGAGCTCTTCAAGGGCCAGCTGGAGCTGGACGAGGAGGGCTACCTCAAGGTCGACGCCCCGTCCACGCGCACCAACGTCACGGGTGTCTTCGGTGCGGGCGACGTCGTCGACCACACCTACCGCCAGGCGATCACCGCCGCCGGCACCGGCTGCTCGGCCGCCCTCGACGCCGAGCGCTTCCTGGCCGCCCTCGCCGACAGCGAGAAGCTGGCCGAGACCCCCGCGGTCTGACCCTCTCCGCCTCATCACCCCACACCCCGCGAATTAAGGAGGCCGCCGTGGCCGGCGCCCTGAAGAACGTGACCGACGCTGACTTCGACGAGGTCGTCCTCAACAGCGACAAGCCCGTCCTGGTGGACTTCTGGGCCGCGTGGTGCGGGCCGTGCCGCCAGATCGCCCCGTCGCTGGAGGCCATCGCCGCCGAGCACGGCGAGAAGATCGAGATCGTGAAGCTCAACATCGACGAGAACCCGGGCACGGCCGCCAAGTACGGCGTCATGTCCATCCCGACCCTGAACGTCTACCAGGGCGGCGAGGTCGTGAAGACGATCGTCGGTGCCAAGCCGAAGGCCGCGATCGAGCGCGACCTGGACCCCTTCATCGGCCAGTAAGGCTGACGCACTTCCTGTTTCACGTGAAACAGCAGCGGCCCGCCCCCTTCCGAGGGGGCGGGCCGCCGTCGTCTCCGCAGGGATTCCTTGCGCGTCAGAGAGGCCGCAGTGCCGGCTCCTTCTGTACGGCTCCCAGCAGCCGGTCGATGGCCAGCTCGACGTCCTCCTTCCAGGAGAGCGTCGTCCTCAGCTCCAGCCGCAGGCGCGGGAAGGTCGGATGCGGCCGTACGGTCTTGAAGCCCACGGCCAGCAGGTGCTCGGCCGGAAGGACACAGGCCGGCTCCTTCCACCGGGCGTCACCGAAGGCCTCGATCGCCTTGAAGCCCCGCCGCAGCAGGTCCTTGGCCACCGTCTGCACCATCATCCGCCCGAGTCCCTGCCCCTGGTAGCCCGGCATGATCCAGGCGGTCATCAGCTGGGCCGAGTCCGCCGAGACCGGGCTCGTGGGGAAGGCGGTGGAGCGGGGCACATACGCCGGAGGCGCGTAGAGCACGAAGCCGACCGGCACCTCGTCGACATAGACCACTCGGCCGCAGGAGCCCCATTCCAGGAGGACGGCGGAGATCCAGGCCTCCTTCTCCAGCTCCGGCCGGCCAGCCTTCACGGCGGCTTCTCCGCTCACCGGATCGAGCTCCCAGAAGACACAGGAGCGGCACCGCTTGGGGAGGTCCGGAAGGTTGTCCAGCGTGAGCGGTACGAGCCGACGCCCCACGGCTGCTCCTCGTTTCCCTCGGCCTTTGCCGTACGAATACGCCTCTCAGAATCGTAACGAGGGGGCGATCAGGGCGATACCGCGCGCAGGCAAAGGGCGGGGCGTGTTCCGGTGAATGCCGGCAACACGCCCCGCCCTGGGAGGAGAAGAGAGGGATCAGCCCTCGGAGTCCTGACCGTCCTCGCCCTGCTCGCCGTTTCCTTGGTCCATGACCCGGCCCTCGCCCGGGGCCAGCGTCGACAGGATCCGGTCCAGATCCTCCATCGAGGCGAACTCGACGACGATCTTGCCCTTCTTCTGCCCCAGGTCGACCTTCACCCGGGTCTCGAAGCGGTCCGAGAGCCGGGTCGCCAGCTGGCTCAGGGCCGGGGAGACCCGGGCACCCGCGCGCGGGCCCTTGGGCTTGACCGGAGAGGAGGGCTCGGAGGCCATCAGCGTGACGATCTCCTCGACCGCCCGCACCGAGAGCCCCTCGGCCACGATCCGGTACGCCAGCTTGTCCTGCGTCTCGGGGTCGTCGACCGAGAGCAGGGCACGGGCGTGGCCGGCCGAGAGGACACCCGCGGCGACCCGACGTTGCACCGGCGGGGAGAGCCGCAGCAGACGCAGCGTGTTGGAGACCTGGGGCCGCGAGCGGCCGATCCGGTCCGCCAGCTGGTCATGGGTGCAGTTGAAGTCCTTGAGGAGCTGGTCGTAGGCGGCGGCCTCCTCCAGCGGGTTCAGCTGCGCCCGGTGCAGGTTCTCCAGGAGGGCGTCGAGCAGCAGCTTCTCGTCCTCGGTGGCCCGCACGATGGCGGGGATGCGCTCCAGACCGGCCTCACGGCAGGCCCGCCAGCGACGCTCACCCATGATGAGCTCGTAGCGCTCGGCGCCCAGCTGACGGACGACGACGGGCTGGAGCAGACCCACCTCCTTGATGGAGGTGATCAGCTCGGCCAGCGCGTCCTCGTCGAACACCTCACGGGGCTGGCGCGGGTTGGGCGTGATGAAGTCCAGCGGCAGCTCCGCGAAGTGCGCCCCGGCGGGGGACTCCGGAAGGGCCTCGGGCTCGGGCACCGGCACCACGGAGTCGGGCGACTGCGGGCTCGCCGGAAGGGTCGCCAGCTTCGCCGCGGCCACCCCCCGCTCCGAGCCGAGCGCCGGAACGGCACCCGGAGAGCCCGCGCCCTGGCCTCCGGCCACGGCCACCGCCGGGACCTGTCGCTCCTGGGGAGCAGCGGGGATCAGCGCACCGAGTCCGCGCCCCAGCCCCCTACGTCGCTCGCTCACTGGATCCCCTCCGACATTCGCTGGCTGTTCTGGTGGCCCATGGCCGGCTGGCCGGCAGGGGCGTGGGTGGCGTCATAGTGGACGTCGACACCGCGCAGGGCGATCTCACGGGCCGCCTCCAGGTACGACAGGGCGCCGCTGGAGCCCGGGTCGTACGTGAGGACGGTCTGCCCGTAGCTCGGCGCCTCCGAGATGCGCACGGACCTCGGGATGCTGGTCCGCAGCACCTCCTTGCCAAAGTGGCTGCGCACCTCGTCGGCCACCTGCGAGGCGAGCCTCGTCCGGCCGTCGTACATGGTGAGCAGGATCGTCGAGACATGCAGCCCGGGGTTCAGGTGCCCGCGCACCAGGTCGACGTTCCGCAGGAGCTGCCCCAGGCCCTCCAGCGCGTAGTACTCGCACTGGATGGGGATCAGCACCTCGGCCCCCGCCACCATGGCGTTGACCGTGAGCAGGCCCAGCGACGGCGGGCAGTCGATCAGGATGTAGTCGAGCGGCTGCTCGTACGCCTGGATCGCCCGCTGCAGGCGGCTCTCTCGGGCCACCAGCGACACCAGCTCGATCTCGGCACCGGCGAGATCGATGGTGGCGGGGGCGCAGAAGAGGCCCTCGACGTCCTGGACCGGCTGGACGACCTCGGAGAGAGGCCGGCTCTCGACGAGGACGTCGTAGATCGAGGGGACCTCGGCATGGTGGTCGATGCCGAGCGCCGTGGAGGCGTTGCCCTGCGGGTCGAGGTCGATGACCAGGACTCGGGCACCGTGCAGGGCGAGGGAGGCGGCAAGGTTGACCGTCGTGGTCGTCTTGCCCACTCCGCCCTTCTGGTTGGCGACCACCATCACGCGGGTCTGGGCAGGCCTGGGAAGCCCCTCACCCGCACGACCCAGGGCTTCTACGGCCAGCTGGGCTGCACGGCCAATGGGGGTGTCGTCCATCGGGGGCGGTGTTTCACGTGAAACATCCTCCCCCGCCGATTCGGTTCGGGGACCGGGGACCGGATCGGTCATCGGTCCCGCGATGTTGGCGTCGGACCGCAAGGATTCACTCTCCTCGGCTTCAGGCTCGCGATGAACAGAGCCTGCCATGCTTTCGGGGTCGTGAACCAGCGAGGCCCGTGGTTCTGTGGAGGAATCCACCTCTGTGGACAACCCCTTAACCCTCACGGGGGGTTTCGCCGGAGGTGTGCGGTCCCAGGGCGTGGCAGCCGCGCGGCCGCGGCTGATGATCCCCTGCAGCAGTGAGCGACGTTTCACGTGAAACACGATGCACGCGCCGCAGGGCCGGGACCGCTCGACACTCCGAAATCTGTACGTATCGCAGCTTGTACGGATCAGTGGACAGGCTCAGCGGCCGCCGCGGCGGGACCGGCTGGTCCTGGCCGCCTTGGCACGCTTGGCGGCGAACCTCACACCGCCCGGGCTCTCGCCGACCTCGACCCGGACCACCGTGGACAGCGGATCGACGATCCCCTCGCCCACCTGGAGGACGGAGGTGCCGACCACTCCCAGCTTGGAGAGGGCGGCACGGGCACCGCTGATCTCCTCCTCCGCCGTGTCGCCCTTGAGCGCCAGCATCTCGCCATAGGGACGCAGCAGCGGGACGCCCCAGCCGGCCAGCCGGTCGAGCGGCGCGACCGCGCGGGCGGTGACGACGTGCACGGGCTGGAGCTTGCCCAGCATCTCCTCGGCGCGACCGCGGACCACCGTCACGTGGTCGAGGCCGAGCAGCTCGACGACCTCCTGGAGGAAGTTCGTCCGGCGCAGCAGCGGCTCCAGAAGGGTGATCTTCAGGTCCGGGCGCACCAGCGCCAGCGGGATGCCGGGCAGGCCGGCACCGGAACCGACGTCGCACACCGTGACGCCCTCGGGGACGACCTCGGAGAGCACGGCGCAGTTCAGGATGTGGCGCTCCCACAGCCGGGGCACCTCACGTGGGCCGATGAGGCCACGCTTCACTCCCGCGTCCGCGAGGAGCTCCGCGTACCGCACGGCCTCCGGGAAGTACTCGCCGAAGACCGTCCGCGCCTGCTCCGGCGCCTGGGGAAGCTCCGCTGCCTCCGTCACGGGGAACCGTCCTTCCGTACCGCACGCATGACGTGCGAGCGCACTGTGTGGCTGACTATCAGGCTGACAAAATTCGGCCCCGCCTGCGAACAGACGGGGCCGACACTACGAGAGGGTTCAGGCAGGGAGCACGACGACAAAGCGCTGCGGCTCCTCGCCCTCGGACTCGCTGCGCAGACCGGCGGCGGCGACCGCGTCGTGCACGACCTTGCGCTCGAACGGGGTCATCGGGTCCAGCTTGACGGGCTGGCCGCTGGACTTGACCTCGTCGGCGGCCTTGGCGCCGATCTGGGCGAGCTCGGAGCGCTTCTTGGCCCGGAAGCCGGCGATGTCGAGCATCAGACGGCTGCGGTCACCGGTCTCCCGGTGCACGGCCAGTCGGGTGAGCTCCTGAAGGGCCTCCAGCACCTCGCCGTCACGGCCGACCAGCTTCTGCAGGTCACGGCTGTTCGAGTCGCTGATGATCGAGACCGAAGCCCGGTCCGCCTCGACGTCCATGTCGATGTCGCCGTCGAGATCGGCGATGTCGAGCAGGCCTTCGAGGTAGTCGGCCGCGATCTCACCCTCCTGCTCCAGGCGGGTCAGGGTGTCGCCACCCTCGGCGGCGGAGGTGGTGCCTTCCGTCACGGATGGACTCCTTCTTGCTTCGTGGAGGCTTACTTCTTGGAGGAGGGGTGCTTGGGCCGCTGCTGGCCCTTGCGCTGGCGGGAGCCACCGGAGTTGGCCCGCTGGCGCGTCGGCTTGTCGCCCGCGTCCGGGGAGCCGGCCTTGGTGCCCTTGGCCTCCGACTGCGGCTTCTTCTCCAGCGAGGGAGCCGCCTTCTCGTCAGCGACGTCAGCAGTGGCGTCGGCGGCGTCCTCGGCGTCCGGGGCCGAGTCCTCGGCCTCCTTCGCCGTGGTCTGCTGGCCGCCACCGGACTGGCGCTGGGCCTTGGTCTGGCGCTTGGGCTGCTGGCGCCGCGTACCGGCACCGCCCTCCGCCTCGGCGACCGCGGTGTCGCTCTTGATCACGGTGCCGTCGGCCTGGGCGGCGAAGCCGGCCTTGGCCAGGCCCGTGAAGAAGCGGCGCTCGTTCTCGTTGCGGTCGCTGCCCTTGGCGACGATCGCCTTGACGATGTTCTTCCGCCGACGGCCGCGGACCTCGCCGTGGTGGGTGACGCCCTTGAGTAGGCGCTG
The DNA window shown above is from Streptomyces showdoensis and carries:
- the rsmG gene encoding 16S rRNA (guanine(527)-N(7))-methyltransferase RsmG, with protein sequence MTEAAELPQAPEQARTVFGEYFPEAVRYAELLADAGVKRGLIGPREVPRLWERHILNCAVLSEVVPEGVTVCDVGSGAGLPGIPLALVRPDLKITLLEPLLRRTNFLQEVVELLGLDHVTVVRGRAEEMLGKLQPVHVVTARAVAPLDRLAGWGVPLLRPYGEMLALKGDTAEEEISGARAALSKLGVVGTSVLQVGEGIVDPLSTVVRVEVGESPGGVRFAAKRAKAARTSRSRRGGR
- a CDS encoding protein jag — encoded protein: MTEGTTSAAEGGDTLTRLEQEGEIAADYLEGLLDIADLDGDIDMDVEADRASVSIISDSNSRDLQKLVGRDGEVLEALQELTRLAVHRETGDRSRLMLDIAGFRAKKRSELAQIGAKAADEVKSSGQPVKLDPMTPFERKVVHDAVAAAGLRSESEGEEPQRFVVVLPA
- a CDS encoding ParA family protein, whose protein sequence is MAGSVHREPEAEESESLRSDANIAGPMTDPVPGPRTESAGEDVSRETPPPMDDTPIGRAAQLAVEALGRAGEGLPRPAQTRVMVVANQKGGVGKTTTTVNLAASLALHGARVLVIDLDPQGNASTALGIDHHAEVPSIYDVLVESRPLSEVVQPVQDVEGLFCAPATIDLAGAEIELVSLVARESRLQRAIQAYEQPLDYILIDCPPSLGLLTVNAMVAGAEVLIPIQCEYYALEGLGQLLRNVDLVRGHLNPGLHVSTILLTMYDGRTRLASQVADEVRSHFGKEVLRTSIPRSVRISEAPSYGQTVLTYDPGSSGALSYLEAAREIALRGVDVHYDATHAPAGQPAMGHQNSQRMSEGIQ
- a CDS encoding ParB/RepB/Spo0J family partition protein; translation: MSERRRGLGRGLGALIPAAPQERQVPAVAVAGGQGAGSPGAVPALGSERGVAAAKLATLPASPQSPDSVVPVPEPEALPESPAGAHFAELPLDFITPNPRQPREVFDEDALAELITSIKEVGLLQPVVVRQLGAERYELIMGERRWRACREAGLERIPAIVRATEDEKLLLDALLENLHRAQLNPLEEAAAYDQLLKDFNCTHDQLADRIGRSRPQVSNTLRLLRLSPPVQRRVAAGVLSAGHARALLSVDDPETQDKLAYRIVAEGLSVRAVEEIVTLMASEPSSPVKPKGPRAGARVSPALSQLATRLSDRFETRVKVDLGQKKGKIVVEFASMEDLDRILSTLAPGEGRVMDQGNGEQGEDGQDSEG